The Urbifossiella limnaea genome has a window encoding:
- a CDS encoding S1C family serine protease, which translates to MTRRHLVRILRALAVAALPAGLLAAAVAVPAPVAAQPPAAPIALAPLVQTSEQDRIAVIEKVSPAVVAVNMLNGKGCGSGVIIDPEGYALTNHHVISAPGMAPGVMRCGLADGVFYDAVLVGYDFLGDVALIKLLPKEPGKPFPFVQLGNSDEVRLGEYAFAAGNPFSVALDFTPTVTFGIVSGTNRYEPLGSRPGGQEYTDCIQVDVPINPGNSGGPLFNMRGQLIGINGRISLEKRGRVNVGVGYAISINQIKNFLVHLYAGIATDHATLGALVLTENEDADLARMVVRQILDDADAYRRGLRAGDQLTNFAGRNMSSTNHYKNILGTFPAGWRVPITYRRENESREILVRLQTATPAEKSERPADPKQPRPMPVGGPAPKVETPASKLYKPGGKGLANAYFNDLARDKLLAAAKKHGDFAAAQGSWVADGTYEADQRKGDMRLEIAPGGGDDARVTLKLNIEHKLQPLKQTDLREQAEPIGSGGLMMALYHYRRFLTAGPKGFEGEFLHGGGEPFYPPPADGATPKSLAALRVDADVMRTRHGPVTCKWYHSRADARLMGFEAYLSKDADPCEVYLSDYRDAGAGRQLPHRVECRFADKRYAVLTVTRWALQ; encoded by the coding sequence ATGACGCGACGCCACCTCGTCCGCATCCTCCGGGCTCTCGCCGTCGCCGCCCTGCCGGCCGGGCTCCTCGCCGCCGCCGTCGCCGTACCCGCGCCCGTCGCCGCGCAGCCGCCGGCCGCGCCGATCGCGCTCGCCCCCCTTGTGCAGACCTCCGAGCAGGACCGCATCGCCGTCATCGAGAAGGTGTCGCCGGCGGTCGTCGCCGTGAACATGCTGAACGGGAAGGGGTGCGGCTCGGGCGTCATCATCGACCCCGAGGGCTACGCCCTCACCAACCACCACGTGATTTCCGCCCCGGGCATGGCCCCGGGCGTCATGCGGTGCGGGCTCGCCGACGGCGTCTTCTACGACGCCGTGCTCGTCGGCTACGACTTCCTCGGCGACGTGGCGCTCATCAAGCTGCTGCCGAAGGAGCCGGGCAAGCCGTTCCCGTTCGTACAACTTGGCAACAGCGACGAGGTGCGGCTCGGGGAGTATGCCTTCGCGGCCGGCAACCCGTTCTCGGTCGCGCTCGACTTCACGCCGACGGTCACGTTCGGCATCGTCAGCGGCACGAACCGGTACGAGCCGCTCGGCAGCCGGCCGGGCGGGCAGGAGTACACCGACTGCATCCAGGTGGACGTGCCGATCAACCCCGGCAACTCGGGCGGGCCGCTGTTCAACATGCGCGGCCAGCTCATCGGCATCAACGGCCGCATCTCGCTGGAGAAGCGCGGCCGGGTGAACGTCGGCGTGGGGTACGCCATCTCCATCAACCAGATCAAGAACTTCCTCGTTCACCTGTACGCCGGCATCGCCACCGACCACGCCACGCTCGGCGCGCTGGTACTGACGGAGAACGAGGACGCCGACCTGGCCCGCATGGTGGTCCGCCAGATTCTCGACGACGCCGACGCCTACCGCCGCGGCCTCCGCGCCGGCGACCAGTTGACGAACTTCGCCGGCCGGAACATGTCGAGCACGAACCACTACAAGAACATTCTCGGTACCTTCCCCGCCGGCTGGCGCGTGCCCATCACCTACCGCCGGGAGAACGAGAGCCGCGAGATTCTCGTGCGGCTCCAGACCGCGACGCCCGCCGAGAAGTCGGAGCGGCCCGCCGACCCGAAGCAGCCGCGGCCGATGCCCGTCGGCGGGCCGGCCCCGAAGGTCGAAACGCCGGCGTCCAAGTTGTACAAGCCGGGCGGGAAGGGGCTGGCGAACGCCTACTTCAACGACCTGGCCCGCGACAAGCTCCTGGCCGCCGCGAAGAAGCACGGGGACTTCGCCGCCGCGCAGGGGAGTTGGGTCGCGGACGGCACCTACGAGGCCGACCAGCGGAAGGGCGACATGCGGCTCGAAATCGCCCCCGGCGGCGGCGACGACGCCCGGGTGACGCTGAAGCTGAACATCGAGCACAAGCTGCAACCGCTGAAGCAGACCGACCTGCGCGAGCAGGCCGAGCCGATCGGCAGCGGCGGGTTGATGATGGCGCTCTACCACTACCGCCGCTTCCTGACGGCCGGGCCGAAGGGCTTCGAGGGCGAGTTCCTCCACGGCGGCGGCGAGCCGTTCTACCCGCCGCCGGCCGACGGCGCGACGCCGAAGAGCCTCGCGGCGCTGCGCGTGGACGCGGACGTGATGCGGACCCGGCACGGCCCGGTGACGTGCAAGTGGTACCACAGCCGGGCCGACGCCAGGCTGATGGGCTTTGAGGCGTACCTGTCGAAGGACGCCGACCCCTGCGAGGTGTACCTCTCCGACTACCGCGACGCCGGGGCCGGCCGGCAGTTGCCGCACCGCGTCGAGTGCCGCTTCGCGGACAAGCGGTACGCCGTGCTCACGGTCACGCGGTGGGCATTGCAGTGA
- a CDS encoding NPCBM/NEW2 domain-containing protein: protein MFTRPLVAVALLAVVVAARADDITLVGGKKLTGKLVAVDAEGVTFNAGGTEVKVPAKDVLLIDLGNKIGVPVKDQKYHEVELTDGSVLRVGKFAVKGKSLDVELLAGPAGVTAPALELPLSSVFSVCRNADDAKHRDNWQAMLRTRGKRDLYVMRTAEGLNFVQGTIHEGNADGTELTFEKEGGAKEQLRLSRATGGLVFNQPSDGRPPATLCKLKDVFGNSLVAREIGVSGGGVKVKTVSGVSVAYPAAAAVAQLDYAQGNVAYLSDLTPQVEAAGVADADAKAFPLLEGKTRPGAFLRDRFLGDSPTLTLDGAPVPKGLAVSADSALTFPLGGEYREFRATVGFADARHGNAAELKLTIEADGKVIATDAFKGKDKARALSVDVKGVRQLRIAVDRDYPSETAAYLILADAKVQK from the coding sequence ATGTTCACCCGCCCCCTCGTTGCGGTCGCCCTGCTTGCCGTCGTGGTCGCGGCCCGCGCCGACGACATTACCCTCGTCGGCGGTAAGAAGCTGACAGGGAAGCTCGTCGCCGTCGATGCCGAAGGCGTGACGTTCAACGCCGGCGGCACCGAGGTAAAGGTGCCTGCCAAGGACGTGCTCCTCATCGACTTGGGGAACAAGATCGGTGTCCCCGTCAAGGACCAGAAGTACCACGAGGTCGAGCTCACCGACGGCTCCGTGCTGCGGGTCGGCAAGTTCGCGGTGAAGGGGAAGAGCCTCGACGTCGAGCTCCTGGCGGGGCCGGCTGGCGTGACGGCGCCGGCGTTAGAACTGCCGCTGTCGAGCGTCTTCTCCGTCTGCCGCAACGCCGACGACGCCAAGCACCGCGACAACTGGCAGGCCATGCTCCGCACCCGCGGCAAGCGCGACCTCTACGTCATGCGGACGGCCGAGGGGCTGAACTTCGTGCAGGGCACGATCCACGAAGGGAACGCCGACGGCACCGAACTTACGTTCGAGAAGGAGGGCGGGGCGAAGGAGCAGTTGCGGCTGTCGCGCGCGACCGGCGGGCTGGTGTTCAACCAGCCGTCCGACGGGCGGCCGCCGGCGACGCTGTGCAAGCTCAAGGACGTGTTCGGCAACTCGCTCGTGGCCCGGGAGATCGGCGTGAGTGGTGGCGGCGTGAAGGTGAAGACCGTGAGCGGCGTGTCGGTCGCCTACCCGGCCGCGGCGGCGGTGGCGCAGCTGGACTACGCCCAGGGGAACGTGGCCTACCTGAGCGACCTGACGCCGCAAGTGGAAGCGGCGGGTGTGGCGGACGCCGACGCCAAGGCGTTCCCGCTGCTCGAAGGAAAGACGCGGCCCGGGGCCTTCCTGCGCGACCGCTTCCTCGGCGACAGCCCGACGCTCACCCTGGACGGGGCGCCGGTGCCGAAGGGGCTGGCCGTGTCGGCCGACTCGGCGCTGACCTTCCCGCTCGGCGGCGAGTACCGCGAGTTCCGCGCGACGGTGGGCTTCGCCGACGCCCGCCACGGCAACGCGGCCGAGCTGAAGCTGACGATCGAGGCCGACGGCAAGGTGATCGCCACGGACGCGTTCAAGGGGAAAGACAAGGCCCGCGCGCTGAGCGTGGACGTGAAGGGCGTCCGCCAGCTCCGAATCGCCGTGGACCGCGACTACCCCTCGGAGACGGCCGCGTACCTGATCCTCGCCGACGCGAAAGTGCAGAAGTAA
- the uvrB gene encoding excinuclease ABC subunit UvrB — translation MAAKFQLVSDYPPAGDQPKAIEQLVAGFERGKSFQVLLGATGTGKTFTASNVIARLGKPTLVLAHNKTLAAQLYKEFKGFFPHNAVQYFVSYYDYYQPEAYIPQRDIYIEKDSSINENIDRLRLAATSALVSREDVIIVASVSCIYGLGSPSDYKRMMVYVQKGEVIDRDNLLLRLVDIQYQRNDVAFERGKVRVRGDTIDIWPASEEVAYRMELFGDEVDALSVIHPVSGETIKPLEELYVYPAKHFVTPEERVKEAITGIEAELTARLEQFKTEGKLLEYERLKARCRYDLDMLREVGYCSGIENYARWFSGRNPGDPPYTLIDFFPEDFLVVVDESHVSLPQVRGMFHGDFARKTTLVEHGFRLPSALDNRPLKFPEFEGRLKQCLCLSATPAAYELERVGGEVVEQVIRPTGLVDPVIHVKPARGQVPDLKSEIQARAAKGERTLVTTLTKRMAEDLTTFFRDAGMRCAWLHSELDAIERIQVLRELREGTFDVLVGVNLLREGLDLPEVSLVAILDADKEGFLRSETSLIQTIGRAARNVNAEVILYADNVTDSMARAMGETNRRRDVQLAYNAAHGITPRSVVTAIRNSIEDEIEAHKMATEAATGATAAAEADYVTIEYVQSLYAEMLEAAKGLDFERAQKLRDQVVKLESELKKKYGDGAPPSVLGGKVIAPRLPEKKKRGKGRRGGADPTLRPTNLPGPRRKPEGA, via the coding sequence ATGGCCGCGAAGTTCCAGCTCGTCAGCGACTACCCGCCGGCCGGCGACCAACCGAAGGCCATCGAGCAACTCGTCGCCGGGTTCGAGCGCGGCAAGAGCTTCCAGGTTCTCCTCGGGGCCACCGGCACCGGCAAGACGTTCACCGCCAGCAACGTCATCGCCCGGCTCGGCAAGCCGACGCTCGTGCTCGCCCACAACAAGACGCTGGCGGCGCAGCTGTACAAGGAGTTCAAGGGCTTCTTCCCGCACAACGCGGTGCAGTACTTCGTCAGCTACTACGACTACTACCAGCCCGAGGCGTACATCCCGCAGCGCGACATCTACATCGAAAAAGACAGCTCCATCAACGAGAACATCGACCGCCTCCGCCTCGCCGCCACGTCCGCGCTCGTGAGCCGGGAAGACGTGATCATCGTGGCGTCGGTGTCGTGCATCTACGGCCTCGGCTCGCCGTCCGACTACAAGCGGATGATGGTGTACGTCCAGAAGGGCGAGGTCATCGACCGCGACAACCTGCTGCTGCGGCTCGTGGACATCCAGTACCAGCGGAACGACGTGGCCTTCGAGCGCGGCAAGGTCCGCGTCCGAGGCGACACCATCGACATCTGGCCGGCCTCCGAGGAAGTCGCGTACCGGATGGAGCTGTTCGGCGACGAGGTGGACGCGCTCTCGGTCATCCACCCCGTCAGCGGCGAGACGATCAAGCCGCTGGAGGAGCTGTACGTCTACCCGGCGAAGCACTTCGTGACGCCCGAGGAGCGCGTGAAGGAGGCGATCACCGGCATCGAGGCCGAACTGACGGCCCGGCTGGAGCAGTTCAAGACCGAGGGCAAGCTGCTGGAGTACGAGCGGCTGAAGGCCCGCTGCCGGTACGACCTGGACATGCTCCGCGAGGTGGGCTACTGCTCGGGCATCGAGAACTACGCCCGCTGGTTCAGCGGCCGCAACCCCGGCGACCCGCCGTACACGCTCATCGACTTCTTCCCCGAAGACTTCCTCGTCGTGGTAGACGAGAGCCACGTCAGCCTGCCGCAGGTCCGCGGCATGTTCCACGGCGACTTTGCCCGCAAGACGACGCTCGTCGAACACGGCTTCCGCCTGCCGAGCGCGCTGGACAACCGGCCGCTCAAGTTCCCCGAGTTCGAGGGGCGGCTGAAGCAGTGCCTGTGCCTGTCGGCGACGCCCGCCGCGTACGAGTTGGAGCGCGTCGGCGGCGAGGTGGTCGAGCAGGTGATCCGGCCGACGGGGCTGGTCGACCCGGTGATTCACGTCAAGCCGGCGCGCGGGCAGGTGCCGGACCTGAAGAGCGAAATTCAGGCCCGCGCCGCGAAGGGCGAGCGGACGCTGGTGACGACGCTGACGAAGCGGATGGCCGAGGACCTGACGACGTTCTTCCGCGACGCCGGGATGCGCTGCGCCTGGCTGCACAGCGAACTCGACGCCATCGAGCGGATCCAGGTACTCCGCGAGCTCCGCGAGGGCACGTTCGACGTGCTCGTCGGCGTGAACCTGTTGCGCGAGGGGCTCGACCTGCCCGAGGTGTCGCTGGTGGCGATTCTCGACGCCGACAAGGAGGGCTTCCTGCGGTCGGAAACGTCGCTGATCCAGACGATCGGCCGGGCCGCCCGCAACGTGAACGCCGAGGTGATCCTGTACGCCGACAACGTGACTGACAGCATGGCGCGGGCGATGGGCGAGACGAACCGCCGGCGCGACGTGCAGCTGGCGTACAACGCCGCGCACGGCATCACCCCGCGGTCGGTGGTGACGGCGATCCGCAACTCGATCGAGGACGAGATCGAGGCGCACAAGATGGCGACGGAGGCGGCGACGGGCGCGACCGCTGCGGCGGAAGCGGACTACGTGACGATCGAGTACGTGCAGTCGCTGTACGCCGAGATGCTGGAGGCGGCGAAGGGGCTGGACTTCGAGCGGGCCCAGAAGCTGCGCGACCAGGTGGTGAAGCTCGAATCGGAGCTGAAGAAGAAGTACGGCGACGGCGCCCCGCCGAGCGTGCTGGGCGGGAAGGTGATCGCCCCGCGCCTGCCGGAGAAGAAAAAGCGTGGCAAAGGTCGCCGCGGCGGAGCTGATCCGACACTGCGACCAACGAACCTACCCGGCCCTCGCCGAAAGCCTGAGGGGGCCTGA
- a CDS encoding beta strand repeat-containing protein codes for MPRPVPRPLSGRVESLEDRVTPAIAMALAGATATITGDAVSDTLVVTVDTATAGGPFLAHNRVTAGDAGFVSNLDFDSTLAGVQTLAATAASSLIISDLGDGDDALRIVRGSDGATGSGDVDATVGIDNLGGDAGDSITVDDSTRTTAATYTYNRVGVAFAGPGYNVSLNAFHSGGFFLTTGTGSDTVNVTGTFGNSQEVTLNSANGLDTVNIGAMSELSSTVTVNNTPSLTTVNIDSSADGAATYTLTAGQVTSSLAGAPVIFTPIDISVVNLTTGGAADVINVTATINQTNVTAGDGGDVVAFAAGATLSGGTLDGGAGTDTLDYTAYTTPVAVNLGLGVAGLTAALDGGQEVPSNGIAAAGTGTVSNYNALTRTFDLNLTVGGLAPAAVTGIHLHRGGLGANGPIVLDLLALGTLLPNGTGFTLALNGLDVDAFLLGGAANEAAFLGGQTYLNVHTAAFPNGAIRGQVFSTGNVALPSGTATGITSVTGVENATGGAAGDSLIGTTAANVLNGLGGNDVLLGGPGADTFLGGANDDTLIWSNGDGSDVMDGQAGNDTVAVNGNLTVADVFTVAANGSRVDFDRTSAGPFSLDIGTVETMRVAGVGGADTFTVSDLSTVANLQSVQLFGLAGTDTFEVTPSTVPVSVFGGGGTDTLNLGPTTGPTDPFVTPVADPAGGVTGSTTYTIPTPSSIFFSQIEPPPEPFNFLTVTATDGRTISVVGSTVTITVVVTNTSPVGIGGIGVSDLFPPELTGVTWTAAYTGNRSSGAASGSGDIAELVNLEAGGSVTYSVTARLRTDVAGSFTNTATATVPAGLVDGNTADNTATDSTTISAALPTALVVTGPGGGSGLRFASSGGQLVSPQTVAFFPGFLGEIHVAQGDVDDDGVPDIVAATGPGAGVFQVVRGSDGAAVTQIEPFPGYAGGLFVAVGDLTGDGKADIAVMPDAADAFTGPINRELPVRVYSGADFSLVAAFNGLADLQGASGENDGTKLGGRPAIADVNGDGTPDLLVAAGNGGGPRVTVWSGAGFPGAAGGKPTVNPLTNLFVFESTQRGGAFLTAGDVSGDGVADIIVGGGPGGGPRVRIVSGAKLFGLSNLDVNLDDPANLANGLVLNNFIAGDGNLRGGLRVAVADVDADGRADLVTGSGTGEGSSVRVYTGLALAAAFGTSSEPGVNQVLDPFAAVVPGGVWVG; via the coding sequence ATGCCCCGCCCCGTGCCGCGCCCCCTGTCCGGCCGCGTCGAATCGCTCGAAGACCGCGTCACCCCGGCCATCGCGATGGCGCTGGCCGGGGCGACGGCGACAATCACCGGCGACGCGGTGAGTGACACGCTTGTCGTCACGGTCGATACTGCAACGGCCGGCGGTCCGTTCCTGGCCCACAACCGGGTGACCGCCGGCGACGCCGGGTTCGTCAGCAACCTCGACTTCGACAGCACCCTGGCCGGCGTACAGACGCTCGCGGCCACAGCCGCGAGCTCGCTCATCATCAGCGACCTCGGGGACGGCGACGACGCCCTCCGGATCGTCCGCGGGTCCGACGGCGCGACTGGCAGCGGGGATGTGGACGCGACCGTGGGCATCGACAACCTGGGGGGCGACGCGGGGGACTCGATCACCGTCGATGACAGCACCCGCACCACGGCGGCGACGTACACCTACAACCGGGTTGGGGTCGCGTTCGCCGGGCCGGGGTACAACGTGTCCCTGAATGCGTTTCACTCTGGCGGGTTCTTCTTGACCACCGGGACCGGGTCGGACACGGTCAACGTGACCGGCACGTTCGGCAACTCGCAAGAGGTGACCCTGAACTCGGCCAACGGGCTCGATACCGTCAACATCGGAGCGATGTCCGAACTGTCCTCGACCGTGACCGTCAACAACACCCCGTCGCTCACGACCGTCAACATCGATTCCTCGGCCGACGGGGCCGCAACTTACACCCTCACGGCCGGGCAGGTGACCTCCAGCCTCGCCGGCGCGCCGGTCATCTTCACGCCGATCGACATTTCCGTGGTCAACCTGACGACCGGCGGCGCCGCCGACGTCATCAACGTCACCGCGACCATCAACCAGACGAACGTGACCGCCGGCGACGGGGGCGATGTCGTCGCCTTCGCCGCCGGTGCGACCTTGTCCGGGGGCACGCTCGACGGCGGGGCGGGCACCGACACCCTCGACTACACCGCGTACACCACGCCGGTCGCCGTGAACCTCGGCCTCGGCGTGGCCGGCCTCACCGCCGCACTGGACGGCGGGCAGGAGGTGCCGTCCAACGGCATCGCCGCGGCCGGGACCGGGACTGTCTCGAACTACAACGCCCTCACCCGGACGTTCGACCTGAACCTGACCGTCGGCGGGCTCGCCCCGGCGGCCGTGACCGGCATCCACCTGCACCGCGGCGGACTCGGGGCGAACGGACCGATCGTGCTCGACCTGCTCGCGCTCGGCACCCTCCTCCCGAACGGCACCGGGTTCACGCTCGCCCTCAACGGCCTGGACGTGGACGCCTTCCTCCTCGGCGGGGCCGCGAACGAGGCCGCGTTCCTCGGCGGGCAGACGTACCTGAACGTCCACACCGCGGCGTTCCCGAACGGCGCCATCCGCGGGCAGGTGTTCTCGACCGGGAACGTCGCCCTCCCGTCGGGCACCGCGACCGGCATCACTTCGGTGACGGGCGTCGAGAACGCGACCGGCGGGGCGGCCGGCGACAGCCTGATCGGGACCACCGCGGCAAACGTGCTGAACGGCCTGGGCGGGAACGACGTCCTCCTCGGCGGGCCGGGGGCGGACACGTTCCTCGGCGGGGCGAACGACGACACGCTCATCTGGAGCAACGGCGACGGCTCCGACGTGATGGACGGGCAGGCGGGGAATGACACCGTGGCCGTGAACGGGAACCTGACCGTGGCCGACGTATTCACCGTCGCCGCGAACGGCTCCCGCGTCGACTTCGACCGCACATCGGCCGGCCCGTTCAGCCTCGACATCGGCACCGTCGAGACGATGCGGGTGGCCGGCGTCGGCGGGGCTGACACGTTCACCGTCAGCGACCTTTCGACGGTCGCCAACCTCCAGTCGGTGCAGCTGTTCGGGCTGGCCGGCACCGACACGTTCGAAGTCACCCCGTCCACGGTGCCCGTGAGCGTGTTCGGCGGCGGCGGCACCGACACGCTGAACCTCGGGCCGACGACCGGGCCCACCGACCCGTTCGTCACGCCCGTCGCGGACCCGGCCGGCGGGGTGACGGGGAGCACCACGTACACGATCCCGACCCCGTCGAGCATCTTCTTCTCCCAGATCGAGCCGCCGCCGGAACCGTTCAACTTCCTCACCGTCACCGCCACCGACGGCCGCACGATCTCCGTCGTGGGTTCCACGGTGACGATCACCGTCGTGGTGACGAACACCTCGCCCGTCGGCATCGGCGGCATCGGCGTGAGCGACCTGTTCCCGCCGGAACTCACGGGCGTCACGTGGACGGCGGCGTACACCGGCAACCGCTCGTCCGGGGCGGCGAGCGGCAGCGGCGACATCGCCGAGTTGGTGAACCTGGAGGCCGGCGGGAGCGTGACGTACTCCGTGACCGCGAGGCTCCGCACCGACGTGGCCGGGTCGTTCACGAACACCGCGACCGCGACCGTGCCGGCCGGGCTGGTTGACGGCAACACGGCCGACAACACCGCGACCGACAGCACCACCATCAGCGCGGCGCTGCCGACGGCGCTGGTCGTGACCGGGCCGGGCGGGGGCAGCGGGCTGCGGTTCGCCTCGTCCGGCGGGCAGCTCGTGTCGCCGCAGACGGTGGCGTTCTTCCCCGGCTTCCTCGGCGAAATCCACGTCGCGCAGGGCGACGTGGACGACGACGGCGTTCCCGACATCGTCGCCGCCACCGGCCCCGGTGCGGGGGTATTCCAGGTGGTCCGCGGCAGCGACGGCGCCGCGGTGACGCAGATCGAACCGTTCCCCGGCTACGCCGGCGGGCTGTTCGTCGCGGTCGGCGACCTGACCGGCGACGGCAAGGCCGACATCGCCGTGATGCCGGACGCGGCCGACGCCTTCACCGGGCCGATCAACCGCGAGCTGCCGGTGCGGGTGTACAGCGGCGCCGACTTCTCGCTCGTGGCGGCGTTCAACGGGCTGGCCGACCTGCAAGGGGCCAGCGGCGAGAACGACGGCACGAAGCTCGGCGGCCGGCCGGCCATCGCCGACGTGAACGGCGACGGCACGCCCGACCTGCTCGTGGCCGCGGGGAACGGCGGCGGCCCGCGGGTGACGGTGTGGAGCGGCGCCGGCTTCCCCGGCGCCGCCGGCGGCAAACCCACCGTGAACCCGCTCACGAACCTGTTCGTGTTCGAGAGCACGCAGCGCGGCGGGGCGTTCCTGACGGCCGGCGACGTGAGCGGCGACGGCGTCGCCGACATCATCGTCGGCGGCGGGCCGGGCGGCGGGCCGCGGGTGCGGATCGTGAGCGGGGCGAAGCTGTTCGGCCTGTCGAACCTCGACGTGAACCTGGACGACCCGGCGAACCTGGCGAACGGGCTGGTGCTGAACAACTTCATCGCCGGCGACGGGAACCTCCGCGGCGGGCTGCGGGTGGCGGTGGCCGACGTGGACGCCGACGGCCGGGCCGACCTGGTGACCGGCAGCGGCACCGGCGAGGGGTCGTCGGTGCGGGTGTACACGGGGCTGGCGCTGGCGGCGGCGTTCGGCACCAGCTCCGAGCCGGGCGTGAACCAGGTGCTCGACCCGTTCGCCGCTGTCGTCCCCGGCGGCGTGTGGGTGGGCTGA
- a CDS encoding SGNH/GDSL hydrolase family protein — protein sequence MFVRVSVVAAAAAFLLTASCAAADPVGLQKGDRVVFLGDSITQAAVGKSGYITQLKATLTEKHGVELVGAGISGNKVPDIQKRLDKDVLAKKPSVVVVYIGINDVWHGENDPSRGTSKERFDEGLRDVVGRIKASGARVVLCTPTVIGEKKAGGNKLDARLDEYAGISRKVAADTGSKLCDLRKAFVDHLAKNNPDNKASGVLTTDAVHLNEAGNRLVAETILGVLTK from the coding sequence ATGTTCGTCCGCGTCTCCGTCGTCGCCGCCGCCGCGGCCTTCCTCCTCACGGCCTCGTGCGCGGCCGCCGACCCCGTCGGGCTCCAGAAGGGCGACCGCGTCGTCTTCCTCGGCGACAGCATCACCCAGGCCGCCGTCGGCAAGTCCGGCTACATCACGCAGCTGAAGGCGACGCTGACCGAGAAGCACGGCGTCGAGTTGGTCGGCGCCGGCATCAGCGGCAACAAGGTGCCCGACATCCAGAAGCGGCTCGACAAGGATGTGCTGGCGAAGAAGCCGAGCGTCGTGGTCGTGTACATCGGCATCAACGACGTGTGGCACGGCGAGAACGACCCGAGCCGCGGCACCAGCAAGGAGCGGTTCGACGAGGGGCTGCGCGACGTGGTCGGCCGCATCAAGGCGAGCGGCGCCCGGGTGGTGCTGTGCACGCCGACCGTGATCGGCGAAAAGAAGGCCGGCGGCAACAAGCTCGACGCCCGGCTGGACGAGTACGCCGGCATCAGCCGCAAGGTCGCCGCCGACACCGGCTCGAAGCTGTGCGACCTGCGCAAGGCGTTCGTGGACCACCTGGCGAAGAACAACCCGGACAACAAGGCCAGCGGCGTGCTGACGACGGACGCCGTCCACCTGAACGAGGCCGGCAACCGGCTCGTCGCCGAGACGATTCTGGGCGTGCTCACGAAGTAG
- a CDS encoding Gfo/Idh/MocA family protein — protein MPPACRWGILGTANIARKNWKGIRLSGNGVVAAVASRTPERARQFIAECQSEVPFEQVPTPVGYDELLASTDVDAVYVPLPTGVRKEWVLKAAAAGKHVLCEKPCGADAAEVKAMVDACRAAGVQFMDGVMFMHSARLPLLRKVLDDADAVGELRRVTSQFSFAADAGFLGGNIRVSGALEPLGALGDLGWYNLRFALWVMKFQLPEAVVGRVLNEYATDGRPVPLEFAGELFFPGGVTGSFYCSFRTELQQWAHVSGTKGAVTVEDFVLPYHGAESAFVVQRPHFRVRGTSFQMESHPTRYAAAEASDGREDAQETNMARRFGELVLGGKPDASWPEMALKTQLVLDACLKSARDGGRAVGITG, from the coding sequence ATGCCGCCCGCCTGCCGCTGGGGAATTCTCGGCACCGCCAACATCGCGCGCAAGAACTGGAAGGGGATCCGCCTGAGCGGCAACGGCGTCGTCGCCGCCGTCGCCAGCCGCACCCCGGAACGCGCCAGGCAGTTCATCGCCGAGTGCCAGTCGGAAGTGCCGTTCGAGCAGGTTCCGACCCCGGTCGGGTACGACGAACTGCTGGCGAGTACGGACGTGGACGCGGTGTACGTGCCGCTGCCGACGGGCGTCCGCAAGGAGTGGGTGCTGAAGGCCGCGGCCGCCGGGAAGCACGTGCTCTGCGAGAAGCCGTGTGGCGCCGACGCGGCGGAAGTGAAGGCGATGGTGGACGCCTGCCGGGCCGCCGGCGTGCAGTTCATGGACGGCGTCATGTTCATGCACAGCGCCCGCCTGCCGCTGCTGCGGAAGGTGCTCGACGACGCGGACGCGGTCGGCGAGTTGCGGCGGGTCACGAGCCAGTTCAGCTTCGCCGCCGACGCCGGCTTCCTGGGCGGCAACATCCGCGTGAGCGGGGCCCTGGAGCCGCTCGGGGCGCTGGGCGACCTCGGCTGGTACAACCTCCGCTTCGCCCTGTGGGTGATGAAGTTCCAGCTGCCGGAGGCGGTGGTGGGCCGCGTGCTGAACGAGTACGCGACCGACGGCCGGCCGGTGCCGCTGGAGTTCGCCGGCGAGCTGTTCTTCCCCGGCGGCGTGACCGGCTCCTTCTACTGCTCGTTCCGCACCGAGTTGCAGCAGTGGGCGCACGTGAGCGGCACGAAGGGGGCGGTGACGGTCGAGGACTTCGTGCTGCCGTACCACGGGGCCGAGTCGGCGTTCGTGGTGCAGCGGCCACACTTCCGGGTGCGCGGCACGAGCTTCCAGATGGAGTCGCACCCGACGCGCTACGCCGCCGCGGAGGCGAGCGACGGCCGCGAGGACGCCCAGGAAACGAACATGGCCCGCCGGTTCGGGGAACTGGTACTCGGCGGCAAGCCCGACGCCAGCTGGCCCGAGATGGCGTTGAAGACGCAGTTGGTCCTCGACGCCTGCCTGAAGTCGGCCCGCGACGGCGGCCGCGCCGTCGGGATAACCGGCTGA